The Engraulis encrasicolus isolate BLACKSEA-1 chromosome 4, IST_EnEncr_1.0, whole genome shotgun sequence genome includes a window with the following:
- the LOC134447792 gene encoding THAP domain-containing protein 11-like: MPGFTCCVPGCYNNSQRDRDLRFYTFPKDTTQREIWLKNISRSGVKGCFSTFQPTTGHRVCSEHFAGGRKTYTIRIPTIFPLRGVNEKRSRRGRGRGRRTPAVVVPLVSVPSPANVCTSDGSTQFTSTEVQTGQNGHDTKPVDLTVQTDETTVVPGPATMPEELNIQLVESALSAARGASIRSVFDVGTVSALDHAYSLPIGTTSADLLRKLNEQRDIIALMEVKMKELKTNLNHLKVTEAKLMEEIRDRDSLISTCLSKKPYEVDGFL, from the coding sequence ATGCCTGGATTTACGTGCTGCGTGCCTGGCTGCTACAACAACTCCCAACGGGACCGCGATCTCCGCTTTTACACATTTCCAAAGgatacaacacagagagagatttgGCTGAAGAACATCTCCAGGAGCGGGGTTAAAGGGTGCTTCAGTACCTTCCAGCCCACCACGGGCCATCGAGTGTGCAGCGAACACTTTGCTGGGGGCAGAAAGACCTATACAATCCGAATCCCAACTATATTTCCACTCCGGGGCGTAAACGAAAAGAGGAGCCGAAGAGGAAGGGGCAGAGGTAGGAGAACACCCGCCGTTGTTGTGCCCTTGGTATCCGTTCCCTCACCTGCAAATGTCTGCACTTCAGACGGTTCAACACAATTTACCAGCACAGAAGTGCAAACTGGTCAGAACGGGCATGATACGAAACCGGTGGACCTTACCGTGCAAACCGATGAAACTACTGTGGTGCCTGGCCCGGCGACTATGCCTGAAGAGCTGAACATTCAGCTGGTTGAGAGTGCATTGAGTGCAGCGAGAGGCGCTTCGATTCGCAGTGTATTTGACGTGGGAACGGTAAGCGCCTTGGACCATGCATATTCTCTGCCCATTGGAACAACTTCTGCCGACCTGTTGCGAAAACTAAACGAACAACGGGACATCATCGCGTTGATGGAAGTGAAAATGAAGGAGCTAAAAACCAACCTCAACCACCTAAAAGTCACCGAAGCCAAGCTCATGGAGGAGATCAGAGATAGGGATTCGCTGATTTCCACATGTCTCTCCAAGAAACCCTACGAGGTTGACGGGTTCCTATAA